In one Streptomyces marincola genomic region, the following are encoded:
- a CDS encoding diiron oxygenase, with translation MTTAPGPLDRWYEAAGVRGGVRRVFHAETEAGRVFFPEALVPHLDHPEVRALPPHAVRELTVRHLYQFLHATTHLETRVVNGAAEPVANGRAGMDFPTGLRMDAFKVYCDEGYHALYSLDLADQIARVTGIPVPDVDYGGFVTALQAAGQALLPDDPLLAGQLQAVVFETLITAVLNEVPQDPCVVSTVRDLMRDHARDEGRHHRFFSAFFLELWARLDRHRRIAAGRALPAMIRAALDWDLGPVHTSLRLAGLDEERSRAVLADAYGESAVTARIRTVSRATVRLAAQAGAFDLPGVPEAFAAHGLSEPEGGDD, from the coding sequence ACGAGGCCGCGGGCGTCCGCGGCGGCGTCCGGCGCGTGTTCCACGCCGAAACGGAGGCGGGCCGGGTCTTCTTCCCCGAAGCCCTCGTGCCGCACCTCGACCACCCCGAGGTGCGCGCGCTGCCGCCGCACGCCGTGCGCGAGTTGACCGTCCGCCACCTCTACCAGTTCCTGCACGCCACCACCCACCTGGAGACGCGCGTCGTCAACGGCGCGGCCGAGCCCGTCGCCAACGGCCGCGCCGGCATGGACTTCCCCACCGGGCTGCGCATGGACGCGTTCAAGGTGTACTGCGACGAGGGCTACCACGCCCTCTACAGCCTCGACCTGGCCGACCAGATCGCGCGCGTCACCGGCATCCCCGTGCCCGACGTCGACTACGGCGGCTTCGTCACCGCGCTCCAGGCCGCGGGGCAGGCCCTGCTGCCCGATGATCCGCTGCTGGCCGGGCAGTTGCAGGCCGTCGTGTTCGAGACGCTGATCACCGCCGTGCTCAACGAGGTCCCGCAGGACCCGTGCGTCGTCAGCACCGTCCGCGACCTCATGCGCGACCACGCCCGCGACGAGGGCCGCCACCACCGCTTCTTCTCCGCCTTCTTCCTTGAGTTATGGGCGCGGCTCGACCGGCACAGACGCATCGCGGCCGGTCGCGCGCTGCCCGCGATGATCCGTGCCGCCCTCGACTGGGACCTGGGCCCGGTGCACACCTCCCTGCGGCTCGCGGGTCTCGACGAGGAACGCAGCCGCGCCGTGCTCGCCGACGCCTACGGCGAGAGCGCGGTGACCGCGCGCATCAGGACCGTCTCCCGGGCCACCGTCCGACTGGCCGCGCAGGCCGGGGCGTTCGACCTGCCGGGCGTGCCCGAGGCGTTCGCCGCCCACGGGCTGAGCGAGCCGGAGGGCGGCGATGACTGA